A DNA window from Setaria viridis chromosome 2, Setaria_viridis_v4.0, whole genome shotgun sequence contains the following coding sequences:
- the LOC117842913 gene encoding protein ALTERED PHOSPHATE STARVATION RESPONSE 1 gives MGCCQSRLERLEAVSRCKARRRYTKQLVQARRDMAAAHALYLRALRATGASLLHFSSAEAEHPHPHSSAAHHHHHHHQPPPSPPPPPTPPPPPPPPPPLSPTPTARSWTTNSSSISASAILPPPPPPPMPSSWDFWDPFAPSSSRSATEDADWDDAATTVTDAPIAPAPPIVTAAAAVAAPPSIVTATTTSTTPSELTVVAVPRVGAGNKDLSEIATELDEYFLKAAEAGARVAALLEAPICEPPEPTANNSSLPGKVLSYSKSLKPMGWTWGGGGGGYGKGSNGFTRFGRGDGGMSMGSGGGGGMLSHSSTVEKLYAWEKKLFLEVKSYEGYKQEHDKKVSLLRKQEVKGVDYLKMEKNKMEIESLESKMLVANQSIETTTSEIIRLRESELFPQLLELVAGLMSMWRGMYECHQVQTHIVQQLEYLKARNTNPTSNVHRQAALQLEIEVDRWYSAFCSLVTSQRDYVYSLTGWLRLSLFCHHDPLTKAQNSDIYSLCEEWQLAIDRIPDKVASEGIKTLLTVIHAVVIQQAEEQKLKKKSESAFKEFEKKAEELRSLESKYGPYIGAEGYREMSRKSPVADKRAKVEALRSRADEEKSKYEKSIGVTRAMTLNNLQTGLPNVFQAMTGFASVCMEAFQMVYNFKRSSDRILDAKRLLT, from the exons ATGGGCTGCTGCCAGTCGCGGCTGGAGCGGCTGGAAGCGGTGTCGCGGTGCAAGGCGCGACGCCGGTACACCAAGCAGCTGGTGCAGGCGCGCCgggacatggcggcggcgcacgcgctCTACCTGCGCGCGCTGCGGGCCACGGGGGCCTCGCTGCTGCACTTCTCCAGCGCCGAGGCGGAGCACCCGCACCCGCACTCGTCCGcggcgcaccaccaccaccaccaccaccagccgccgccgtccccgccgccacccccgacgccgccgccgccgccaccgccaccgccgccgctcagcCCGACCCCGACCGCCAGGTCCTGGACCACCAACTCCTCCTCGATCTCCGCGTCCGCGATCttgccccctccgccgccgccgccaatgcCGTCCAGCTGGGACTTCTGGGACCCcttcgcgccctcctcctcccgctccgccACCGAGGACGCCGACTGGGacgacgccgccaccaccgtcacCGACGCTCCCatcgcgcccgcgccgccaatcgtcacggccgccgccgcggtggccgcgcCCCCGTCCATCGTCACGgcaaccaccacctccaccacccctAGCGAGCTCACCGTCGTCGCCGTGCCACGCGTCGGCGCCGGGAACAAGGACCTCTCCGAGATCGCCACCGAGCTCGACGAGTACTTCCTCAAGGCAGCCGAAGCCGGCGCCCGTGTCGCTGCACTGCTCGAGGCCCCCATCTGCGAGCCCCCCGAGCCCACCGCCAACAACAGCAGCCTCCCAG GGAAGGTACTGAGTTACAGCAAGAGCTTGAAGCCCATGGGATGGACctggggtggtggaggaggagggtatGGGAAAGGTAGCAATGGGTTCACAAGGTTTGGGAGAGGAGACGGAGGGATGAGCATGGGCagtggcggaggcggtggaatGCTCAGCCATTCATCCACCGTGGAGAAGCTCTACGCATGGGAGAAGAAGCTGTTTCTTGAGGTCAAG AGCTACGAGGGGTATAAGCAAGAGCATGACAAGAAGGTCAGTCTGTTGAGGAAGCAGGAGGTCAAGGGCGTGGATTACTTGAAGATGGAAAAGAACAAGATGGAGATTGAGAGCCTCGAGTCCAAAATGCTGGTTGCTAACCAGTCCATCGAAACCACCACTTCTGAGATAATTAGGCTCAGAGAATCAGAGCTATTTCCCCAGCTTCTTGAGCTGGTTGCTGG CTTGATGAGCATGTGGAGGGGCATGTACGAGTGTCATCAAGTTCAGACCCACATCGTGCAACAGCTTGAGTATCTGAAAGCTCGGAATACGAACCCAACTTCCAATGTCCACCGACAAGCAGCTCTTCAGCTTGAGATAGAGGTTGACAGATGGTATTCGGCCTTCTGTAGCCTCGTGACGTCCCAGAGGGATTATGTGTACTCACTGACTGGCTGGCTTCGCCTATCGCTATTCTGCCATCACGACCCGCTGACCAAAGCCCAGAACTCTGATATTTACAGTTTGTGTGAGGAATGGCAGCTAGCCATCGATAGAATCCCAGATAAGGTGGCCTCAGAAGGGATCAAGACTCTCCTAACGGTAATCCATGCTGTTGTGATTCAACAAGCTGAGGAAcagaagctgaagaaaaagTCAGAGTCTGCATTCAAAGAATTCGAGAAGAAGGCAGAGGAGCTGAGATCCTTAGAGTCAAAATACGGGCCATATATTGGTGCTGAAGGTTACAGAGAAATGTCGCGAAAATCACCAGTAGCTGACAAGCGGGCAAAGGTGGAGGCCCTGAGGAGCCGCGCTGATGAGGAGAAGAGCAAGTATGAGAAGAGCATTGGGGTCACAAGAGCAATGACCTTGAATAACCTGCAGACTGGTTTGCCTAACGTTTTCCAGGCGATGACAGGCTTCGCCAGTGTCTGCATGGAGGCGTTCCAGATGGTGTACAACTTCAAGAGAAGCTCAGACCGGATCCTCGACGCAAAGAGGCTGCTGACCTGA